In one window of Coralliovum pocilloporae DNA:
- a CDS encoding DUF3306 domain-containing protein yields MTEATDFWSRRKARVREERLKEEQATEAERLEEELALREQQTDEEILAELDLPDPDSLKAGDDFSAFMQKAVPDRLRRRALRKLWLSNPALANLDGLLDYGEDFTDSAKVIENLQTTYQVGKGMLKHILAMEEEEAAAKAAAESEEIENPDELPEDENGETAANNDLDVASESEAGEEELIHDAAAEQMALESAAPMESAGESLPDDTTDIIAPRPIRRMQFAYSS; encoded by the coding sequence TTGACAGAAGCAACTGATTTCTGGTCCCGCCGTAAGGCCCGTGTTCGCGAAGAACGCCTGAAGGAAGAGCAGGCCACAGAAGCGGAACGCCTTGAAGAAGAGCTTGCCCTTCGCGAACAGCAGACTGACGAAGAGATCCTTGCAGAGCTTGACCTCCCTGATCCTGACAGCCTGAAAGCGGGAGATGATTTCTCCGCATTCATGCAAAAGGCCGTACCGGATCGTCTGCGTCGCCGGGCTCTCAGGAAACTCTGGCTGAGCAATCCGGCCCTCGCCAATCTCGACGGGCTGCTTGATTACGGCGAAGACTTCACGGATTCAGCCAAGGTCATCGAAAATCTCCAGACCACCTATCAGGTTGGCAAGGGCATGCTGAAACATATTCTGGCCATGGAAGAAGAGGAAGCCGCAGCAAAGGCAGCAGCTGAAAGCGAAGAGATAGAGAATCCGGACGAACTTCCGGAAGACGAGAACGGCGAAACCGCCGCCAACAATGACCTGGACGTTGCCTCTGAGTCTGAGGCCGGGGAAGAAGAACTCATACACGATGCTGCTGCCGAGCAGATGGCTCTGGAATCTGCTGCCCCAATGGAGTCAGCGGGTGAAAGTCTGCCTGATGATACAACTGATATCATAGCCCCTCGCCCCATCAGACGTATGCAGTTCGCCTACAGTTCATAA
- a CDS encoding formate dehydrogenase subunit gamma, translating into MIRSVLVVLFTLLFAAPAFAQDSTATAQPDRSATGGAQTLDDILARQRGEKVDDKFRRDNTGASGEAADMARQLGILGGASDSELFRALRYGSADVTVSSKTPASEVLIQDGGMWWLEFRQGPLLKWGGYLLLGTLAFLGLFYLLRGRIRIDGEKAGHTILRFKAIERFGHWLLAGSFILLGITGLITLFGRIGLIPIVGHDAFATLASGSKWIHNNVSWAFMLGLALIFVLWVAKNIPDRTDIKWLAVGGGLFSKGVHPPAKKFNAGQKMIFWSVIVFGTSISLTGLSLLFPFEIPMFAGTFATLNDLGISAALGLGQLQTALLPHEEMQYAQLWHAIMAFVLMAIILAHIYIGSVGMEGAISAVTSGEVDEQWAKEHHSLWVDEVKTAASPNPRQTTPAE; encoded by the coding sequence ATGATCCGCTCTGTCCTCGTCGTTTTGTTTACGCTGCTGTTCGCAGCCCCGGCTTTTGCACAAGATTCAACGGCAACAGCACAACCGGATCGCTCCGCCACGGGCGGCGCTCAAACCCTCGACGATATTCTCGCCCGTCAACGGGGCGAGAAGGTTGATGACAAATTCCGGCGCGATAACACCGGGGCCAGTGGGGAAGCTGCTGACATGGCACGACAACTCGGCATTCTGGGTGGGGCATCCGATTCCGAATTGTTCCGGGCTCTGCGTTATGGTTCCGCAGATGTAACCGTATCCTCCAAGACCCCCGCCTCCGAAGTCCTCATTCAGGATGGAGGCATGTGGTGGCTGGAATTCCGGCAAGGACCATTGCTGAAATGGGGTGGCTATCTTCTTTTGGGAACCCTGGCTTTTCTCGGGCTGTTTTATCTGCTCCGTGGTCGTATCAGGATCGACGGCGAGAAGGCCGGACATACCATTCTGCGATTCAAGGCAATTGAACGCTTTGGCCACTGGCTTTTGGCCGGCTCGTTTATCCTGCTCGGGATAACAGGATTGATAACGCTCTTCGGTCGCATTGGTCTCATCCCCATAGTCGGCCACGATGCCTTTGCAACGCTCGCATCCGGCTCAAAGTGGATTCACAACAACGTCTCCTGGGCTTTCATGCTTGGCCTCGCCCTTATTTTTGTTCTGTGGGTGGCAAAGAACATCCCTGATCGCACCGACATCAAATGGCTGGCCGTTGGCGGCGGACTGTTCTCAAAGGGTGTTCACCCGCCAGCGAAAAAGTTCAATGCCGGGCAGAAGATGATATTCTGGTCAGTCATTGTCTTTGGTACATCCATTTCCCTGACAGGCCTCTCGCTGCTGTTCCCGTTTGAGATCCCGATGTTCGCCGGCACTTTTGCAACGCTGAATGATCTGGGCATTTCTGCGGCCCTGGGTCTCGGACAACTCCAAACCGCCCTGCTCCCGCATGAAGAAATGCAATATGCCCAGCTGTGGCATGCCATCATGGCTTTCGTCCTGATGGCCATCATTCTGGCACATATCTATATCGGATCTGTGGGTATGGAAGGCGCGATTTCTGCGGTTACATCCGGCGAAGTGGATGAACAATGGGCCAAGGAACATCACAGCCTTTGGGTTGATGAAGTCAAAACGGCAGCGTCCCCCAATCCAAGACAGACAACGCCAGCGGAATAA
- a CDS encoding Mrp/NBP35 family ATP-binding protein — translation MAVSRDDVLNVLKSITDPVSDQNLVAAGLTRALTLEGDEVRLVLEIDPASAGKMEFVRAEAEMKLKAMAGISKASVIMTAHSAEGQAPQQAAAAPAHRQAEPKGPEAIPGISKIIAIASGKGGVGKSTVSANLACALAAEGQRVGLLDADVYGPSQPRMLGVSGRPSSPDGKTILPMRNHGVTMMSIGLMTNDDQAVVWRGPMLMGALQQMMTQVQWGALDVLIVDLPPGTGDVQMTLCQKFQVDGAIVVSTPQDVALIDARKGIDMFRQMGTSILGMIENMSTHICSQCGHEEHVFGHGGVASEAEKLGVPLLAEIPLHLDIRLAADGGAPIVVSKPDSTQAEVFRSTASALVKEHLG, via the coding sequence GTGGCAGTTTCCCGTGATGACGTCTTGAACGTCTTGAAATCCATTACCGACCCTGTCAGCGATCAGAATCTGGTTGCCGCCGGTCTGACGCGCGCGTTGACGCTTGAAGGTGATGAGGTGCGCCTTGTTCTGGAGATTGATCCGGCCTCTGCGGGCAAAATGGAATTTGTCCGGGCTGAAGCGGAAATGAAGCTGAAGGCCATGGCGGGTATTTCCAAAGCCTCCGTCATCATGACGGCCCACAGTGCCGAGGGGCAGGCCCCGCAACAGGCTGCTGCTGCTCCGGCTCACAGGCAGGCTGAACCGAAGGGGCCTGAAGCCATTCCCGGGATCAGCAAGATCATTGCCATTGCGTCCGGCAAGGGGGGCGTCGGCAAATCGACGGTTTCCGCTAACCTCGCCTGTGCTCTGGCGGCAGAAGGTCAACGGGTTGGCCTGCTTGATGCGGATGTCTATGGACCGTCACAGCCGCGTATGCTGGGCGTTTCCGGGCGGCCGTCATCGCCGGATGGCAAGACCATTCTGCCCATGAGGAACCATGGCGTCACCATGATGTCGATCGGTCTGATGACCAATGATGACCAGGCAGTGGTCTGGCGCGGGCCGATGCTGATGGGTGCTTTGCAACAGATGATGACACAGGTTCAGTGGGGTGCTCTTGATGTGCTGATTGTCGATCTGCCGCCGGGAACCGGTGACGTGCAGATGACGCTTTGCCAGAAATTCCAGGTGGATGGGGCGATTGTGGTCAGCACACCACAGGATGTTGCCTTGATAGATGCGCGCAAAGGCATTGATATGTTCCGCCAGATGGGAACTTCGATCCTGGGCATGATCGAGAACATGTCGACCCATATCTGCTCGCAATGTGGTCATGAGGAGCATGTCTTCGGCCATGGCGGTGTGGCGTCGGAGGCGGAAAAGCTCGGAGTGCCGCTTCTGGCAGAAATTCCGCTTCATCTGGATATTCGCCTGGCGGCGGATGGTGGAGCACCGATTGTGGTTTCCAAGCCGGATTCCACGCAGGCTGAGGTGTTTCGCTCTACGGCAAGTGCGCTTGTGAAGGAGCATCTCGGGTGA
- the fdh3B gene encoding formate dehydrogenase FDH3 subunit beta codes for MARAKFLCDAERCIECNACVTACKNEHEVPWGINRRRVVTINDGQPGERSISVACMHCSDAPCMAVCPVDCFYQNEEGVVLHSKDLCIGCGYCFYACPFGAPQFPQAGNFGSRGKMDKCTFCAGGPEETHSTAEFAKYGRNRIAEGKLPICAEMCSTKALLAGDGDVVSGIYRERVVARGFGSGAWGWGSAYGQRGS; via the coding sequence ATGGCAAGAGCAAAATTCCTCTGTGATGCCGAACGCTGCATTGAGTGTAATGCCTGTGTTACGGCCTGTAAGAACGAGCATGAGGTGCCCTGGGGCATCAACCGCCGCCGTGTTGTCACCATCAATGATGGCCAGCCCGGCGAACGCTCGATCTCGGTAGCCTGCATGCACTGTTCAGACGCGCCATGTATGGCCGTCTGCCCGGTGGATTGCTTCTACCAGAACGAGGAAGGTGTGGTTCTCCACTCCAAGGACCTCTGCATCGGCTGCGGTTATTGCTTCTATGCGTGCCCCTTCGGCGCGCCGCAATTCCCGCAGGCAGGCAACTTCGGCAGCCGCGGCAAGATGGACAAATGTACCTTCTGTGCCGGTGGTCCTGAAGAAACGCACTCAACGGCAGAATTTGCAAAATACGGTCGTAACCGTATTGCAGAAGGCAAACTGCCGATCTGTGCCGAAATGTGCTCCACCAAAGCCCTGCTCGCCGGTGACGGCGATGTGGTATCCGGCATCTATCGCGAGCGCGTTGTCGCCCGCGGTTTCGGATCCGGTGCCTGGGGCTGGGGTTCAGCTTACGGCCAGCGCGGAAGCTAA
- a CDS encoding twin-arginine translocation pathway signal protein has protein sequence MSRKKDGDTSRRDFLKLAGTAAPTAVAAAAIGTTAAEAATPDVSDDRMKDTAHTRAYFDSARF, from the coding sequence ATGAGCAGGAAAAAAGACGGAGACACCAGTCGCCGGGACTTTCTCAAGCTCGCAGGCACAGCAGCCCCAACTGCTGTGGCAGCAGCAGCGATCGGTACAACCGCTGCAGAAGCTGCAACACCGGACGTCTCTGACGACCGGATGAAAGATACGGCGCATACCCGCGCCTATTTCGACAGCGCCCGCTTCTAG
- a CDS encoding DUF3305 domain-containing protein, whose protein sequence is MQDRDQAQDHGQSQSIPLGVVLRRAPGVTRWAKWTWKAVAVLPGAGDADWAPLREEGDISDFHAATLSLELFSAETEAYLHGLAANIPAIYVVMRKTSADHAAPLDVVLVTASPYEAQDYADSGEEIVEKVAMPDGLIAWIQDFINQHHEEEVFVKRRRDKKRIDLVEDGIGDPRIRQISDVYRAPRSKSASRNGKEQVH, encoded by the coding sequence ATGCAGGATCGCGACCAAGCGCAGGATCATGGCCAAAGCCAGTCCATTCCACTGGGCGTCGTTCTACGACGGGCTCCAGGCGTAACCCGCTGGGCCAAATGGACCTGGAAAGCCGTGGCGGTTCTTCCCGGTGCTGGAGATGCTGACTGGGCTCCGCTGCGCGAAGAAGGCGACATCTCAGACTTCCACGCTGCAACACTCTCCCTCGAACTGTTCAGTGCAGAAACGGAAGCCTATCTTCATGGCCTCGCAGCCAACATCCCGGCAATCTATGTGGTGATGCGCAAAACCTCCGCCGATCACGCTGCTCCGCTGGACGTTGTTCTGGTGACCGCGTCCCCATACGAGGCTCAAGACTATGCCGACAGCGGCGAGGAAATCGTCGAGAAAGTTGCCATGCCGGACGGGCTGATCGCCTGGATACAGGATTTTATCAATCAGCATCACGAAGAGGAAGTCTTCGTCAAACGCCGCCGGGACAAGAAACGCATCGACCTGGTTGAAGATGGCATTGGTGATCCACGTATTCGTCAGATTTCAGATGTCTACCGCGCCCCACGCTCCAAATCTGCGAGCAGAAACGGCAAGGAGCAGGTGCATTGA
- a CDS encoding 4Fe-4S binding protein → MSCSRCFSDLCTKQMDAAAEQIMTGDVMIACGQEQARFEALADELDRPRPDFVDLRDRAGWTSDQGSNVPKMAALIAEANLEMPTAKAVDVVSEGLCLILGKGDVALRAATDLADLLSVTVLLDEGEELPFDRRFDVVRGRLVKATGTLGHFDIRIDALQEVNPGGHGGFALTAPRNGGQSQCDIILDFTGGTPLLPAWEKRDGYLRADPDDSLAVGRCILQASHMVGTFEKPLYVRLEEGICAHSRAQKTGCSKCLSVCPTGAITSAGEHVVIDPLICAGCGSCSAVCPSGAITYDAPPVDALFRRIDVLARAYRKAGGEQPRLLVCDDKHGREMIQLAARFGRGLPVDVIPLELETIAGFGHAEMLAALGCGFVEVSVLPAPDTERDALDGEIELARAIDGAGRIRLLDVGDPDGMSDALYDPAEEREAAASVLPLGTRRQVTRLVAKSIHDDQSVVPLPDNAPYGRINVNKDACTLCLSCVSLCPSGALVDNPDMPQLRFQEDACLQCGLCKSVCPESAITLEPRLNLDDSALEQVVLHEEEPFACIECGALFGVRSTVEKVVEKLAGKHSMFVNEKAARMIQMCDNCRVNAQYHAEDNPFMGGERPRVRTTEDYLNGSARKDH, encoded by the coding sequence ATGAGTTGTTCACGCTGCTTCTCTGACCTCTGTACCAAGCAGATGGATGCTGCTGCCGAACAAATCATGACGGGCGATGTGATGATTGCCTGTGGACAGGAGCAAGCCCGTTTTGAGGCTCTGGCCGATGAGCTGGACAGGCCCCGTCCGGACTTTGTTGACCTGCGTGACAGAGCCGGATGGACCTCTGATCAGGGGTCGAATGTGCCCAAAATGGCCGCTCTGATTGCTGAAGCAAACCTGGAAATGCCAACTGCCAAGGCCGTTGATGTGGTGTCTGAAGGGCTCTGCCTCATTCTCGGCAAGGGTGACGTTGCCCTGCGCGCAGCGACTGACCTGGCGGACCTGCTCAGTGTAACTGTGTTGCTTGATGAAGGAGAAGAGCTTCCGTTTGACCGTCGTTTTGATGTGGTCCGGGGACGTCTTGTGAAGGCAACGGGGACATTGGGTCATTTCGATATCCGTATTGATGCTCTTCAGGAAGTTAACCCCGGAGGCCATGGCGGCTTTGCTCTGACAGCGCCACGGAATGGCGGGCAATCCCAATGCGATATTATCCTTGATTTTACAGGAGGGACTCCACTGCTCCCCGCCTGGGAAAAACGGGATGGCTATCTGCGGGCTGATCCGGATGACAGCCTGGCCGTGGGGCGCTGTATCCTGCAGGCTTCCCATATGGTCGGAACGTTTGAAAAGCCGCTCTATGTGCGTCTTGAAGAAGGCATATGTGCCCATTCACGGGCGCAGAAAACGGGCTGTTCCAAATGTCTTTCTGTCTGTCCGACAGGTGCGATCACATCTGCCGGGGAGCATGTTGTTATTGATCCGCTGATTTGTGCTGGGTGCGGATCCTGTTCTGCCGTTTGTCCGTCGGGTGCCATTACCTATGATGCGCCTCCGGTGGATGCTCTGTTCCGACGCATCGATGTTCTGGCCAGGGCCTATCGAAAGGCCGGTGGTGAACAGCCTCGGCTGCTGGTCTGTGATGACAAGCATGGTCGGGAGATGATCCAGCTTGCCGCACGGTTCGGGCGAGGACTGCCGGTTGATGTGATCCCTCTTGAGCTTGAAACCATTGCCGGGTTTGGTCACGCGGAGATGCTTGCCGCACTGGGGTGTGGCTTTGTTGAAGTGTCTGTTCTGCCTGCGCCTGATACAGAGCGTGATGCGCTTGATGGTGAGATAGAGCTGGCCCGGGCGATTGACGGGGCAGGGCGTATCCGACTGCTGGATGTAGGTGATCCGGACGGTATGAGCGATGCACTGTATGACCCGGCTGAGGAGCGTGAAGCGGCAGCGTCTGTGCTGCCGCTTGGAACACGGCGCCAGGTCACCCGGCTCGTGGCCAAATCCATACATGACGATCAGTCCGTTGTGCCGCTGCCAGACAATGCGCCATACGGGCGGATCAACGTGAACAAGGATGCCTGTACGCTGTGCCTGTCCTGTGTTTCCCTCTGCCCGTCAGGCGCTCTGGTTGACAACCCGGATATGCCCCAGCTCCGCTTTCAGGAAGATGCCTGTCTGCAATGCGGGCTTTGTAAGTCGGTCTGTCCGGAAAGCGCCATCACGCTTGAACCACGTCTGAACCTGGATGACAGTGCACTTGAGCAGGTTGTCCTGCACGAGGAAGAGCCCTTTGCCTGCATAGAGTGTGGGGCGCTTTTCGGGGTCCGTTCAACGGTTGAAAAGGTGGTCGAGAAACTGGCGGGCAAACATTCCATGTTCGTCAATGAGAAGGCCGCACGGATGATCCAGATGTGTGACAATTGCCGGGTCAATGCCCAGTATCATGCTGAAGATAATCCATTCATGGGCGGTGAGCGTCCGCGTGTCAGAACGACCGAGGATTATCTTAACGGCAGCGCCCGCAAGGATCATTGA
- a CDS encoding TorD/DmsD family molecular chaperone — MQAADIKATITEEDQLRADLYNFLGLILAKAPDDNLLAQVAGLTGDDTDLGKGITALARIGRITNPADAEREFNALFIGLGRGELLPYASYYLTGFLNEKPLAVLRQEMADRRITRSKDESDPEDKISTLMEIMSGLITGRFGSPATLESQKLFFDRHIGPWAGHFFSDLETAKSSVFYAAVGVVGKAFMEVEQEAFRMTTA, encoded by the coding sequence ATGCAAGCCGCCGATATCAAAGCCACCATTACCGAGGAAGACCAGCTCCGCGCTGATCTCTACAATTTCCTCGGGCTTATTCTGGCAAAGGCACCGGATGACAACCTGCTGGCACAGGTGGCCGGTCTCACGGGAGATGACACCGATCTCGGCAAAGGCATTACAGCGCTGGCCAGGATTGGCCGGATTACAAATCCTGCGGATGCGGAACGGGAGTTCAATGCGCTCTTTATCGGCCTCGGCCGCGGAGAGCTTCTGCCCTATGCCAGCTATTACCTGACCGGTTTTCTCAACGAGAAACCACTGGCAGTCCTGCGCCAGGAAATGGCTGACAGACGGATCACACGTTCGAAGGATGAATCAGACCCGGAAGACAAGATCAGCACCCTGATGGAAATCATGAGCGGTCTTATTACCGGTCGCTTTGGCTCCCCGGCTACGCTTGAGAGCCAGAAACTGTTTTTTGACCGCCATATCGGTCCCTGGGCCGGTCACTTTTTCTCAGATTTGGAAACAGCCAAGAGCTCGGTTTTCTATGCAGCCGTCGGCGTTGTCGGCAAGGCTTTCATGGAAGTCGAACAGGAGGCATTCCGAATGACAACGGCCTGA
- a CDS encoding biotin/lipoate--protein ligase family protein, which produces MTEPSFPPLFHGQAVDGSIDPFAKACTQAVLGCDSGLVVYNLAADRLGAAIVFAPEVALEEAVSMMPVCGIGFQNALGALAPPEVAVHLDWQGGIRVNGASCGRLRMAASTGMPEEQPDWLVVGLEVPLLPTTDAPGDVPDQTVLHLEGCAEIEPQQLLESWVRHTLVWLNHWQDGELNRIHDEWRGLAQGLGEDIEVDGEQGVFLGLDERFGLLLRQSDDTRLIPLSTRLEGV; this is translated from the coding sequence GTGACGGAGCCAAGCTTTCCTCCATTGTTTCACGGGCAGGCTGTGGATGGCAGCATTGATCCCTTTGCAAAGGCCTGTACCCAGGCGGTGCTTGGCTGCGATTCAGGTCTTGTCGTCTATAATCTGGCAGCGGATCGGCTGGGGGCAGCCATTGTGTTTGCTCCTGAAGTCGCGCTGGAAGAGGCCGTATCCATGATGCCGGTTTGCGGCATCGGGTTTCAGAATGCGCTGGGCGCTCTTGCTCCGCCGGAAGTGGCCGTTCATCTGGACTGGCAGGGTGGAATACGGGTCAATGGCGCGTCCTGTGGTCGTCTGCGTATGGCTGCGTCTACCGGCATGCCGGAAGAGCAGCCGGATTGGCTGGTCGTCGGGCTGGAAGTCCCTCTGTTGCCGACAACAGATGCGCCTGGAGATGTTCCGGACCAGACGGTGCTGCATCTGGAAGGATGTGCCGAAATTGAGCCTCAGCAATTGCTTGAGAGCTGGGTGCGTCACACATTGGTCTGGCTCAATCACTGGCAGGATGGTGAGCTCAACCGCATTCATGATGAATGGCGTGGTCTTGCCCAGGGCTTGGGCGAGGATATCGAGGTTGATGGAGAGCAGGGCGTTTTTCTTGGACTGGATGAGCGCTTCGGCTTGCTGCTGCGCCAGTCAGACGATACGCGTCTGATCCCATTGTCGACACGGCTGGAGGGTGTGTAA
- a CDS encoding formate dehydrogenase subunit alpha — MLRKKTNGVAKRPQRTSILSKVADSSVDRRAFLRGSGLAIGGLTAISATGGSVQQAKAQSASKSAVETVKSVCTHCSVGCTVVAEVSNGVWVGQEPGWDSPFNLGAHCAKGASVREHAHGERRLKYPMKKEGGEWKRISWDQAIEEIGDGMMKIREESGPDSVYWLGSAKHNNEQAYLFRKFAGYWGTNNIDHQARICHSTTVAGVANTWGYGAMTNSYNDIHNSKAIFLIGGNPAEAHPVSLLHILRAKEQNNAPLIVCDPRFTRTAAHADEFVRFRPGTDVALIWGILWHIFENGWEDKEFIRTRVWGMDQIREEVAKWTPEEVERVTGTPGSQLRRVARTMVNNRPGTVIWCMGGTQHTNGNNNTRAYCVLQLALGNMGTSGGGTNIFRGHDNVQGATDLGVLSHTLPGYYGVSAGAWAHWSRVWGEDLDWLKGQFATVKGSDGKDKPLMNLKGIPVSRWIDGVLEDPANTDQPNAVRAMVLWGHAPNSQTRGKEMKTAMEKLDMLVVVDPYPTASAVLHDRTDGVYLLPACTQFETRGSVTASNRSLQWRDRIVEPLFESLPDEVIMAKFAKKFGWSDRFFRNIKMEEDGVPHVEDITREFNAGMWTVGYTGQSPERIKLHMANQHTFDRTTLQAVGGPADGDYYGMPWPCWGTADMKHPGTPNLYDMSKPVAEGGLTFRARFGVERDGDNLLAEGVYSAGSEIQDGYPEFTMQMLMDLGWDGDLTDEERAAIDAVAGPNTNWKTDLSGGIQRVAIKHGCAPFGNAKARAVVWTFPDPIPLHREPLYTNRRDLVQDYPTYEDRHDYRLPTLYASIQKKDFSKDYPIILTSGRLVEYEGGGDETRSNPWLAELQQDMFVEVNPRDANNLGIRDGAQVWVEGAEGAKVKVMAMVTERVGAGVAFMPFHFAGHFEGKDLRDKYPSGADPYVLGESSNTAQTYGYDSVTQMQETKATLCKITAA; from the coding sequence ATGCTTAGGAAAAAGACCAATGGGGTTGCGAAACGCCCCCAAAGGACAAGTATCCTGTCAAAAGTCGCCGACAGTTCGGTTGACCGGCGTGCATTCCTGCGCGGCTCCGGTCTGGCAATCGGTGGTCTCACAGCCATCAGTGCTACTGGCGGGTCTGTTCAGCAGGCCAAGGCGCAAAGCGCATCAAAGAGCGCGGTCGAGACGGTCAAGTCTGTCTGCACCCATTGTTCTGTTGGCTGTACGGTTGTTGCCGAAGTGTCCAACGGCGTCTGGGTCGGTCAGGAACCTGGCTGGGACAGCCCGTTCAACCTGGGAGCTCACTGCGCCAAAGGCGCGTCCGTACGTGAGCACGCCCATGGCGAACGCCGTCTGAAATATCCGATGAAGAAGGAAGGCGGCGAGTGGAAGCGCATTTCCTGGGATCAGGCCATCGAGGAAATCGGCGATGGCATGATGAAAATCCGCGAAGAAAGCGGCCCGGACAGCGTTTACTGGCTCGGCTCGGCCAAGCACAATAACGAACAGGCCTACCTGTTCCGCAAGTTTGCTGGCTACTGGGGCACCAACAACATCGACCATCAGGCACGTATCTGCCACTCAACCACTGTTGCAGGTGTTGCAAATACATGGGGCTACGGCGCCATGACCAACTCCTACAATGACATCCATAACTCCAAGGCGATCTTCCTGATCGGCGGCAACCCGGCAGAAGCCCATCCGGTTTCCCTGCTGCATATTCTGCGCGCCAAAGAGCAGAATAACGCACCGCTGATCGTCTGCGATCCCCGCTTTACCCGCACAGCAGCCCATGCGGACGAATTTGTCCGCTTCCGTCCTGGTACGGATGTGGCACTGATCTGGGGCATTCTCTGGCACATCTTCGAGAATGGCTGGGAAGACAAGGAATTCATCCGCACCCGTGTCTGGGGTATGGATCAGATCCGTGAAGAAGTCGCCAAGTGGACACCGGAAGAAGTCGAGCGCGTAACCGGAACTCCGGGCTCACAGCTTCGCCGCGTGGCCCGCACCATGGTCAACAACCGTCCTGGCACGGTGATCTGGTGCATGGGTGGCACCCAGCATACCAACGGCAACAACAACACACGTGCTTACTGTGTGCTGCAGCTTGCTCTTGGCAATATGGGTACATCCGGCGGCGGTACCAACATCTTCCGCGGCCACGATAACGTTCAGGGCGCAACCGACCTTGGCGTGCTCAGCCATACCCTGCCCGGCTATTACGGCGTATCGGCAGGCGCATGGGCGCACTGGTCACGGGTCTGGGGCGAGGATCTGGATTGGCTGAAAGGCCAGTTTGCAACCGTGAAAGGCTCAGACGGCAAGGACAAGCCGTTGATGAACCTGAAGGGTATACCGGTTTCCCGCTGGATTGACGGTGTGCTTGAAGACCCGGCCAATACCGATCAGCCGAATGCTGTTCGGGCCATGGTTCTCTGGGGTCATGCACCGAACTCCCAGACACGCGGTAAGGAAATGAAGACCGCGATGGAAAAACTGGACATGCTGGTGGTGGTTGATCCCTACCCGACGGCATCTGCCGTTCTGCATGACCGGACGGATGGTGTCTATCTGCTGCCCGCCTGTACCCAGTTTGAAACCCGTGGGTCTGTTACTGCTTCCAACCGCTCCCTGCAGTGGCGCGACCGGATTGTGGAACCGCTGTTCGAAAGTCTTCCTGATGAGGTCATCATGGCCAAATTCGCGAAGAAATTCGGCTGGTCAGATCGCTTCTTCCGTAACATCAAGATGGAAGAAGACGGTGTTCCGCATGTGGAAGACATCACCCGTGAGTTCAATGCGGGTATGTGGACTGTTGGATATACCGGTCAGTCACCAGAGCGCATCAAGCTGCACATGGCCAATCAGCACACGTTCGACAGAACAACGCTGCAGGCTGTAGGCGGCCCGGCGGATGGCGACTATTACGGCATGCCATGGCCATGCTGGGGTACGGCGGATATGAAACATCCGGGTACACCGAACCTCTATGACATGTCCAAGCCGGTGGCTGAAGGTGGTCTCACCTTCCGTGCACGCTTCGGCGTCGAGCGGGATGGCGACAATCTTCTGGCTGAGGGTGTCTACAGTGCTGGATCGGAAATTCAGGATGGTTATCCGGAATTCACCATGCAGATGCTGATGGATCTTGGCTGGGACGGTGATCTGACCGATGAGGAACGGGCTGCCATTGACGCAGTGGCCGGACCGAACACCAACTGGAAGACCGACCTTTCAGGCGGCATCCAGCGCGTGGCCATCAAGCATGGCTGTGCACCGTTCGGAAACGCCAAGGCACGTGCAGTGGTCTGGACCTTCCCGGATCCGATCCCGCTTCACCGTGAGCCGCTCTACACCAACCGTCGTGACCTTGTTCAGGATTATCCGACCTATGAAGACCGGCATGATTACCGTCTGCCGACCCTTTATGCGTCCATCCAGAAGAAGGACTTCTCGAAGGATTATCCGATCATCCTCACCTCCGGTCGCCTTGTTGAATATGAAGGTGGCGGCGATGAGACCCGGTCCAATCCATGGTTGGCTGAGCTTCAGCAGGACATGTTCGTGGAAGTGAACCCGCGTGACGCCAACAATCTCGGCATTCGCGACGGGGCCCAGGTCTGGGTTGAGGGTGCGGAAGGTGCCAAGGTCAAGGTAATGGCCATGGTGACCGAACGCGTCGGTGCCGGTGTGGCTTTCATGCCATTCCACTTCGCCGGTCACTTCGAAGGCAAGGATTTGCGGGACAAATATCCGTCCGGTGCCGATCCTTATGTTCTGGGTGAGTCCTCGAACACCGCGCAGACATATGGCTATGACTCCGTTACGCAGATGCAGGAGACCAAAGCCACACTCTGCAAGATCACAGCAGCTTAA
- a CDS encoding DUF6494 family protein: MMSDNLNMTMRKFLKQVGVTSQQAIEEAVRNAGADAVNGKTFSAKVVLTIEDLDLTHEVTGTIEG; the protein is encoded by the coding sequence ATGATGAGCGATAATCTGAATATGACCATGAGAAAATTTCTCAAGCAGGTGGGGGTGACATCCCAGCAGGCGATTGAGGAGGCTGTCCGTAACGCGGGCGCTGATGCCGTGAATGGCAAAACCTTTTCCGCCAAGGTTGTGCTCACCATTGAGGATCTGGACCTCACTCATGAAGTGACCGGTACGATTGAAGGATAA